TCTTTTActatataatatgatattaaCATTAATCACAAGCAAAAGTGGTGTCAAAGTAATTACATGCAGCTCGTTTTGCCTATATGTgttcaacaatatatatatatatatatatatatatatgaagaaggTGATCATTGCATTTTACCTAGGTTTGACTCTGATACTTTGAAATCGATCAATGCAAGGAGAATCCTTCCACTCCGGAAAATGTAACCTGAGGATTTCACTTGCTTCCTCTTTCAAAAATGAAGCACAATCAATTTTGGTTAATGAGCTAAGCTTTTCCACAGCCCCTACCTTCAACATTTCTTGAAGCACCATATATGTCCCGAAAAAATTACATATCATTGAAAGAATCAAAACTGCTCGATCACCGGCTTTTGGTGAAACGCCTAAGATCTTCATAGAGACCACAGCAATGCTTCCTCTATGACTTAAAAACTGAGCTCTCCCATCAGGACAAGAACACAAATTACATAGTATCCCTAAAATAAGCTCTGTGGTTTTCTTTTCAGGAAAACTCAATTCAAGCTCAATGAGCTCGAAAACTGTGTTTGCTTCAATCATCCTGATTAGATTTCTACTCCATGCACAAGCCTCTAACAAGACATCCAAAGCAGCATTGATTCCTTGTTGAGTAATCCCACTTCTTAAAACTTCTACTATCCTTTTAAAGAATTCAGGAGTAACTAATTCTAGTACATTTGAGCTTGTACAAGCTTCAATGATCGTCTTCAACACTAACATCGTGTGAGACTTCACCGTGACTTGATTTTTCATTTCACAACCTAAAACCCACGTCAATGATTTGATGATAAGATCATGATTTTCTAAAAGAATTGGCTTTGTTTCAGCTGAAGGGATTTGAATAAAGTTGAGTATACCAAGAGCTTCTTCAAGACCATCAATTTGGCCTTGTTCGAAACATGTTACAATAAACACTAACATCTCTTTTGGCAAACCAGCTTCTATCATATATTTcctattcttttcattttcagcTGCAAGTGACACCAATTGCTTAATAGTTTTGAGCTGAAGCTCAGGTTGCCAAAGGTGTTTGATGAGTTTGAGTACTTGAAACTTGTCTAGAGGTCGTTTAGGAGTGGGAATTATATCAATACCATGTGAGGCATTTTGGGTGCACCAACCTTGGATTAGGCGGTGTAAGGTATGATTAGGGGTTAAGTCTGGGTCTTTTTGCAATGGTTGCTTGGTGACTGGACAGGTTGTTTTCTTGCTTGTGAGTAGCCATTGTTCAATGCTTTCCCGGTCGTATGTGATGCCTGTTATGGTGGTCACAGGATCTTTCATGATTTGTAGGGAAATGGGGCAGATGAAATACTGACAAACTTCAATGTCACCcatgaaataaaacaaaaagaagttACGTATTTATTATATGGGCTATCTTAATATATTGACTTAgtaatatatattgtagggactAAGAGAATGAGAGGGATATCAAATAAAAGTACCTGGGCAAAGGTTGTATTGTTTGTACTGTTGtttttttcaatgaaatatTGGTTGAAGAGAACACGGCTGAATTAACAATTGCAAGAatgagagagagcgagagagtaCAATTgcaagaaggagagagagatctaGAGCTATGATGTTGGTCTTTTATAGCTAGAAAATGTTAGGagtataatatatatagcaCATTAGCATGATAAATTGACATTGATTTCTAGGGTGAAGAAAAATAGAATTCAAAGTCCATAATTTTGGATAGCTTCCAGCCTTCCATTCAACATAAAGAAAATCATCATATATATCATCATCCCATATGACTCTAggatctttctttttatttatttattttttttatgagaggaAAGATTCATATACTCCATGTATGAGATAATTATTGCTGTTAGGGATATGTAATGTCACATGATTAACTCTATATATATCTTTGTATATATTAGATTTATTactatttcatttttgaatGTCTCTTTGTCAAATTCAACTTTTTATGTAAATatcatttaataatatattgtttatcactttataaaatttaaaatgtactgATTTTTTCAATAGTTATGAAAACTATATTAACTATTAAGTGACATTTCAAAATGGACAATATATTAAACCATCATATAATGAATagttaacaaataaaatggaaagaggaaataccaaaacaaaattaGGGGATAAAGTTAGCCTAGACCATCCCCAACATAAAATCtaccctttatttttttggcttggCTACCATAAATGGAGCTATAGACAGCGGCATACCAACctcttttttatctttgtttaaAGTTCATTATGGGTATGGAAAGTATATATCTTGGTTAGTTTAGAGTAAATTTTCTCTAACTTATTGTGGGTGAGTTCAAAAAATCATTCACATATACTCTAAATTATATGatctacttttttcttttttctttttgaggagAATTATATGACCTACTTAACAATTACATGGTAAAGATAATCTACTTAAGAGCCATCTAATAAATTGgggaaaattctttcaaaccCCGTttggaggaaaaaattttagttagaaAATTATCACTAAAAAAGAGAGCATCATGAAattcgttcttcttcttcttttgtcaaTAAGATTAAATGGCTTTTACCACTTTAGAAAAAATAAGATGTACACGCAATGTTTATGTTAATGTATTTGAACAAACTTGATAACATCACATTCTTTTTCCCATATATAACCTCCCTGACCTTTGAATACATGGATTTAGACGGTCAAAATTTCCAAGGATAATTAGATGCAATTTGGCAAATAATTAACTTCTTGAGTCTTGAttctttgaattgaaaatttcagTCAAGAAGAATAGACTACAAGTTATTATGATGTTATTAGCTTCATCAATTATTAATAACGTGTTTTATAAAGTTGGGAGTTGACTTAGTTCTAGTACTCTAATGCATTGGACTAGTTGTGATGCAAACACATATCAAATAGTTATCATGTATCTACATCTCAATTGGTTCAAAGCACAAAAACATTGGACCCAATCCATAATTTGATGCAATATtgaaagtaattaatttcttgAGTCTTGATTCTTTgataattttagtaaaaaagaatagaatacACATTATTATGATGTTACTAGCTTCATTGATTATTATCAATGTGCTTTACAGAAACCAGCATGAGTCAATGTACAAGAGCATTGAACCCAATCCTTACTCATGAAGTTAACAACCTATAGTTCAACTAATTGATAtcttttgtttctcaaaaaaaaaaaaaaaaaaatactaattgatatcttttagtattttaaatgAACATATTTAGGGTTCTATTCCCTTATCACTAAgtatcgaattattaaaaaaaaaaatgcacttaatgagaaaataataaacaaaaaaaaaaagttctagaATGAAAATGGGAAatgtaaatattgtttttttcttctttaaaaaaaaaaaaaagttttgttcgttgtaaagaaaaatggatttatcaagttcaaaaattgttttgttcgtTATTAAAGTTGATTACAAACATAAAAATCATGACAATAAAAAGTTCTGCGAGAAAATTCATTTCTTAAATTGTTGgagaaaataaaaacccaacccATCTTGTTTATTTGTCCCATCATgcaagaatgaattttttttctttctagatctacatcataaaatattattccctccatcccactttttttgtcctgtttgaaaagtcaaactatttaaaggaacatcatttattgtcttgtctaccttttaaaaatatata
The DNA window shown above is from Quercus lobata isolate SW786 chromosome 7, ValleyOak3.0 Primary Assembly, whole genome shotgun sequence and carries:
- the LOC115951990 gene encoding E3 ubiquitin-protein ligase PUB24-like; the protein is MGDIEVCQYFICPISLQIMKDPVTTITGITYDRESIEQWLLTSKKTTCPVTKQPLQKDPDLTPNHTLHRLIQGWCTQNASHGIDIIPTPKRPLDKFQVLKLIKHLWQPELQLKTIKQLVSLAAENEKNRKYMIEAGLPKEMLVFIVTCFEQGQIDGLEEALGILNFIQIPSAETKPILLENHDLIIKSLTWVLGCEMKNQVTVKSHTMLVLKTIIEACTSSNVLELVTPEFFKRIVEVLRSGITQQGINAALDVLLEACAWSRNLIRMIEANTVFELIELELSFPEKKTTELILGILCNLCSCPDGRAQFLSHRGSIAVVSMKILGVSPKAGDRAVLILSMICNFFGTYMVLQEMLKVGAVEKLSSLTKIDCASFLKEEASEILRLHFPEWKDSPCIDRFQSIRVKPR